ACCTTTGTATGTCTCTACATGACACTTTATATCTCAGTGATCCTCCCTATGAGGCTAGAAACTTCTTGAGTTGCAGATTTTCTTTGTAGCCATCTTATGTTTTTATCTCCATCTTTTATCACCTAGCACCTGAAAAATACAAGTAATATTCTGAACTAATTAAACTGATTAATCCTCCTTGCCTCATGGACCTCTTCTGGCCTGAAGGAGAACTTGCTCTGGACATCAGAGAAAAATCTCCCACAACTGACAGCCCCCTTTCCCTTATCACCTGGCAACTTCCTGGTCTCTTCTACAAATGCATTCTGAGAGATCGCTGCTGGCCTTTTCTCCCTTAGCTTTTTTGTATTCTGGACCATTCCTTCACATCCTTCTCCTTACAAGATTCCTCTGGTGAGTTCACTGTCACATCAGTCCTATCCTCTCCAGCCTGTCTCTAGTCATGGATGGCCTGTCCATTCTTTCTACTGGAGTCCTTCCCTTCATACACCTTCTCCTCACAGCATTCATCCGCAGTAGATTTTGACTGTGAGGTAGCAATAAAGACCTGAgccaggggcgcctgagtggctcagcagttgagcacctgtctttggcccagggcatgatcctgaagtcccgagatcgagtcccacatcaggctccctgcatggagcctgcttctctctctgcctgtgtctctgcctctctctctctcattctctctctctctcactctgtgtgtgtgtgtgtgtgtgtgtgtgtgtctcatgaatgaataaataaaatctttaaaaaaaaaaaaaaaaaagacctgagccaGGATAATGAGATTCTTGGCTCCACCTGCCATTTAGAGATTGAGGGCAGAACATCTTGCTGGCCTACACTGCCCTTTTGAGTGCCCAGGGTACTTATTCATTCCATCCATCACTGAACAAACACATATTGAGTCTCCATTATGTGCTAGGATCTACAGACATAACAATTACAGAGACACAGCCCCTATATTCAAGGAAGTCATGGATTACTGGATAACTATTTTTACCTAGTGACTAAATGATTATATACTGTTCTTTGGGGCAATCTTCTATCCTTCCTGCATCCTTTCTACCTCCAGATTCATCCCTCTCCCAGAGCCCCTGCTCTGGGTAGTTTCGGCCTTAAACTCCTAGTGAGGACTGTTCTTCTCACACCTCGTGCCCTCAAGTGCTTGTTTCTCTCCATACCCCAGTTCTGTCCCATGCCAGCCCAGGGACCATGAAGTATGATGCAGGGCTCTCACCACAAGCTTTCCCAGCTGAGTCTAGTAAGATACTCCTCACAGTGGCACCCGTCAGGACCTCGCCCCCAGCCCGCTGAATCACAGGGATGGTGTGGAAAGCGATTTCACTGGCACCCCCTCGAGGATAAAAGGCCCCTTCTATGTAGTGGTCAACCACCAGAGCATGCATGGAAAAGGCACTATGGCTGGGAGTCACAcctacagaaggaaggaaggggtgaTGAGACAAAGGCAGGCAGCAGCACCATTTAGAAAGAAACACACATTCCTGCCAAAAAGCCCGCAGCCTAAGTCTACCCATCTCTCGGACCCAAATGAGCCCCAGGGCTTAGGGCAGCCAGAGGCCTGTTTCTATCCAAACATAGGGTACCTTACAGATCCTGGAGCCAGGGGGAATGTCCTCCCTGCAAAGTTCCATGCTGCCAAGATGAGGGAGGACATTGTTGGTTGAAAAGGAAAGCCATCCAGGACATGGATAAAGGAAATTTTTACCAGGGAGTCCAGCAGTAGGTTGGAAAGACTTCTCATCCATAAGCTCCAGAGGGCCTTGGGTATATCCTGCTCCATTTCAGTCAGTCAAGCAGGTTCAAGAAGAAAGATTGAGAGCCAAGAGAGCTGTGCCTCCTCCAGGGGCTGCCTAGGACCCAAGGCCAGTACCCACCGTAAGTGGGGAAGATGTAGCTGAGCACCGCCTGGAGCTCCAGGGAGGCTGGCAGCTGCTGCAGGACCTCAGCCAGGCTCTGGGTGGATGCACGAAGGAACGGAGAGAACCGAGTGAGCAGCCCACACTTGCCAAGGAGCTGAGCTATGCGCAACGGGAGCATCTTCAACAAGATGGCATGGATGACTCCACAGGACACCACCTGAGGGAAAAAAACGAGCAGTGAGAACTGGTCCCATCTCTAGAACCCCTGTAACAGAATCCCCATTCTATAACCTACACCAGCCCGGCACCAGGGCCCAGCACCACTGCCCAGGACTACTTAGCCCTGGCTGAACTTGGATGTTTAAAAATCTGTACTCTGTGAATTGTTCCTGAATTCCACATTCAGATGAGTCATTTTCTGCTCTTCGTTTTCCTGctcaaattctttttgaaaaatcacaTCTGATCTTagaagttaaaaaagggtgtGATCTAACCACATACAAAGAAGGCAGCCTTGTCAAAAAGGAGAACAGAGTGCCCCCCAGAGGCCAGAGTGAGAGTGGCAGCCGCCGGGTCCAAGCTCCAAAGATAGGGCCTAGCTGGCCACAGAAGCCAACTAAGGGTAGGGGTTGAACTCAGGGCAGACTTCACTgttcctcctctcctgcctcaccCACCAGTCACTCCACTAATAAAGAAGGTCAGCCTTGTGAGGGATAAACAGGGGGTCCTCGGCATGTCCCCGTTACCTTAACCAGCTTTACATATTTGTCAATGGCAGCTTCTTCTTGGGGAAACTTCTCCTTGAGGCCCTGGATGTAAGCTTTCTTCCCACTGTACATGGGGAACTCCTTTCGGCCATTGGGCCTTTCTAGTACCATGATGTCAAAGGGAGAGGACAAGGCAGCCCAGTCCAGCTGCCCCTCAGTGATCTGGTCCAAGGCAAAACGGCCAATGCTGCCCTCTTGCATGGACCCAACATAATGGATTCCTATTGGGAGACAGAAAAACAAGGTGTCATAGGGATAAGGGGACTGACCCCTGGAAAGGTGGATAAGGAACCAAGGTGAAAGTGGTAGTCCTGCAGGGCTGAATCCATGACTAGAGGAGGCTACCCACCCTTTCTGTGGGGAGGAGTCGCAACAGAAACTATCACATCTCTGTCCAATTTGGTTCCCAGTGCTTCTAGCTGTCAAAGAAAGTGGTACCTCCGAAACAATAGAAATGTCCAATATCATCCCACAATGGCTACCCCAAGCCTCCTGAAGATACAGCCATGCTCCCAACCCCTTCCCACATAAACCTTACCTGTATCAAATTCAAGGCCATTATGTCTGAAAGTATGACAGCAGCCTCCTGCCTTAGTATGTTGTTCAAGCACCAGAACTCGCTTGCCAGCTTTGGCCAGAATCGCAGCTGCAGCCAGGCCCCCAAAGCCACTGCCAATCACCACTGCATCCAGCTTCTCTGGCACTCGGCTGGCTGAGAAAGCTACCCcagagggaaaaaacagaaaGTGAGCTTCTCAGGCAAGGGCAGCAAGagagcaaagagatggaaaccaAGGAAGACTCCACTAGCTCATACACTGCAAGAAAACTCTAGAGAGTTTGGCATGGAGCAACTAACTCAAACAATTAGCCTGGAAAATACTCAGGATCAGCCAGACAGACTAAAGACAGTGATATGATTTACTCTGGATTGATTTACTCAAAACCAATATGAACCTGGGGATTTTTACCCTACTATCAAAGAAAGCAGTCATTGGCAAACCACTAGCCAGAAAGCTGACAATAATACGAGATGAGAAACTTAAGTGCAAATGGAGagctaggaaagaaagaaaccaaggagATGAAGGACGGAAGACAGTGTTGTGGGGAGGCTGCCGGCTCATGGAACTGTCCATTCACAAGGTTGTTCTCTTTGGAAATTACAAGTTCTGTTGGCACCAAGGGATCAACCTGGTCCTATGATGGTTCTTCAAAACCCTGA
This is a stretch of genomic DNA from Canis lupus baileyi chromosome 12, mCanLup2.hap1, whole genome shotgun sequence. It encodes these proteins:
- the RETSAT gene encoding all-trans-retinol 13,14-reductase isoform X4; translation: MWLWLLLAVPLLLVFCRRHLPLSAGRAPNPFSEDVRRPPAPLVTDKGARKKVLKRAFSASRVPEKLDAVVIGSGFGGLAAAAILAKAGKRVLVLEQHTKAGGCCHTFRHNGLEFDTGIHYVGSMQEGSIGRFALDQITEGQLDWAALSSPFDIMVLERPNGRKEFPMYSGKKAYIQGLKEKFPQEEAAIDKYVKLVKVVSCGVIHAILLKMLPLRIAQLLGKCGLLTRFSPFLRASTQSLAEVLQQLPASLELQAVLSYIFPTYGVTPSHSAFSMHALVVDHYIEGAFYPRGGASEIAFHTIPVIQRAGGEVLTGATVRSILLDSAGKACGVTVKKNQELVNIYCPIVISSAGLFNTYNYLLPENARCLPGVKQQLEMVRPGVGAFSIFIGLRGTKEDLGLQSTNYFVCFDTDLDKAMEHYLSMPREKAAAHMPILFIASSSAKDPTWEDRFPDRSTMTVLVPTCYEWFEEWQEEAKGKRSSDYETLKHSFVEASLSVIMRLFPQLEGKARISSPVG